A single region of the Xenopus laevis strain J_2021 chromosome 4L, Xenopus_laevis_v10.1, whole genome shotgun sequence genome encodes:
- the cdc7.L gene encoding cell division cycle 7 L homeolog produces MSSGDNSGVAKEIEKLYAAVPQLHNIFYIKSKIGEGTFSSVYFAIGRLRSGEDAKFALKHLIPTSHPTRIAAELQCLSVAGGEDNVMGVKYCFRNKDHVVIVMPYLEHECFADILHSLSFEETKEYMFNLLKALRHIHSFGIVHRDVKPSNFLFNRSLKKFALVDFGLAQGTSDTKIDLLKVLQPKKQDGLVGSSTQRSVFGERNFNVHSAVTIDNTTLKAAKPSKTIDVTTRKLATRKTVSTKSTSSAVPKKAASTCQTSLTCDCYAKDQVCNICLARTRQVAPRAGTPGFRAPEVLTKCPHQTTAIDMWSAGIIFLSLLSGRYHFFNAADDMNALAQIMTIRGSKETIQASKCFGKSVLCSKELPSKDLRTLCEGLRSAIVLPNGNQHDIQKQRAALQMRIMENQDGWFLPESPDITPDSPAVVRSSCVSTPDNMEQSNHNGWDRVPNEAYHLLDRLLDMNPATRITAEEALIHPLFKNMR; encoded by the exons gtACATTTAGTTCTGTGTATTTTGCAATTGGAAGGCTGAGGTCTGGAGAAGATGCAAagtttgctttaaaacatttaatccCCACAAGTCACCCAACTCGAATTGCAGCAGAACTCCAGTGCCTTTCAGTAGCTGG TGGCGAAGACAATGTAATGGGAGTAAAGTACTGCTTTAGAAACAAAGATCATGTGGTTATTGTTATGCCTTACTTGGAACATGAATGTTTTGCG GACATTTTGCATTCACTCAGCTTTGAGGAAACTAAAGAATATATGTTTAATCTCTTGAAAGCTCTCagacatatacatagttttggaaTAGTTCATCGAGATGTTAAACCAAGCAATTTTCTGTTCAACAGGTCTCTCAAAAA gTTTGCATTAGTAGACTTTGGATTGGCTCAAGGAACATCAGACACAAAAATTGATCTTTTGAAAGTTCTGCAGCCTAAAAAACAG GATGGACTGGTTGGCAGCTCTACTCAGCGGTCTGTATTTGGAGAGAGGAATTTTAATGTGCACAGTGCTGTCACCATTGACAATACGACTTTAAAA GCAGCTAAACCATCCAAAACGATAGATGTAACAACAAGAAAGCTGGCAACAAGAAAGACTGTTTCTACGAAAAGCACCAGTAGTGCTGTCCCCAAAAAAGCTGCCAGTACATGCCAGACAAGCTTGACCTGTGACTGTTACGCAAAAGATCAAGTGTGTAATATTTGCCTTGCAAG GACTCGGCAAGTTGCTCCAAGAGCTGGTACTCCTGGTTTTCGTGCTCCTGAGGTCCTCACAAAATGTCCCCATCAAACTACAG caaTTGACATGTGGTCTGCAGgcatcatctttctttctttactgAGCGGAagatatcatttttttaatgctGCTGATGATATGAATGCTTTGGCACAGATTATGACAATCCGTGGATCTAAGGAGACAATCCAAGCTTCTAAATGTTTTG GTAAAAGTGTGCTTTGTAGTAAAGAACTTCCTTCAAAGGACTTAAGAACTCTATGTGAAGGGTTGAGAAGTGCTATCGTTCTTCCAAATGGCAATCAACATGATATACAAAAACAAAGGGCTGCATTACAAATGCGAATAATGGAAAATCAGGATGGATGGTTTTTGCCAGAATCACCTGATATAACTCCTGATTCCCCTGCGGTTGTTCGCTCCAGTTGTGTATCAACACCTGATAATATGGAacaatccaatcacaatgggtGGGATAGAGTCCCAAATGAAGCTTATCATCTTTTAGATAGACTTCTTGATATGAATCCAGCAACAAGAATAACAGCAGAAGAAGCTTTAATACATCCTCTGTTTAAAAACATGCGGTAG
- the cdc7.L gene encoding cell division cycle 7 L homeolog isoform X1, producing MGVKYCFRNKDHVVIVMPYLEHECFADILHSLSFEETKEYMFNLLKALRHIHSFGIVHRDVKPSNFLFNRSLKKFALVDFGLAQGTSDTKIDLLKVLQPKKQDGLVGSSTQRSVFGERNFNVHSAVTIDNTTLKAAKPSKTIDVTTRKLATRKTVSTKSTSSAVPKKAASTCQTSLTCDCYAKDQVCNICLARTRQVAPRAGTPGFRAPEVLTKCPHQTTAIDMWSAGIIFLSLLSGRYHFFNAADDMNALAQIMTIRGSKETIQASKCFGKSVLCSKELPSKDLRTLCEGLRSAIVLPNGNQHDIQKQRAALQMRIMENQDGWFLPESPDITPDSPAVVRSSCVSTPDNMEQSNHNGWDRVPNEAYHLLDRLLDMNPATRITAEEALIHPLFKNMR from the exons ATGGGAGTAAAGTACTGCTTTAGAAACAAAGATCATGTGGTTATTGTTATGCCTTACTTGGAACATGAATGTTTTGCG GACATTTTGCATTCACTCAGCTTTGAGGAAACTAAAGAATATATGTTTAATCTCTTGAAAGCTCTCagacatatacatagttttggaaTAGTTCATCGAGATGTTAAACCAAGCAATTTTCTGTTCAACAGGTCTCTCAAAAA gTTTGCATTAGTAGACTTTGGATTGGCTCAAGGAACATCAGACACAAAAATTGATCTTTTGAAAGTTCTGCAGCCTAAAAAACAG GATGGACTGGTTGGCAGCTCTACTCAGCGGTCTGTATTTGGAGAGAGGAATTTTAATGTGCACAGTGCTGTCACCATTGACAATACGACTTTAAAA GCAGCTAAACCATCCAAAACGATAGATGTAACAACAAGAAAGCTGGCAACAAGAAAGACTGTTTCTACGAAAAGCACCAGTAGTGCTGTCCCCAAAAAAGCTGCCAGTACATGCCAGACAAGCTTGACCTGTGACTGTTACGCAAAAGATCAAGTGTGTAATATTTGCCTTGCAAG GACTCGGCAAGTTGCTCCAAGAGCTGGTACTCCTGGTTTTCGTGCTCCTGAGGTCCTCACAAAATGTCCCCATCAAACTACAG caaTTGACATGTGGTCTGCAGgcatcatctttctttctttactgAGCGGAagatatcatttttttaatgctGCTGATGATATGAATGCTTTGGCACAGATTATGACAATCCGTGGATCTAAGGAGACAATCCAAGCTTCTAAATGTTTTG GTAAAAGTGTGCTTTGTAGTAAAGAACTTCCTTCAAAGGACTTAAGAACTCTATGTGAAGGGTTGAGAAGTGCTATCGTTCTTCCAAATGGCAATCAACATGATATACAAAAACAAAGGGCTGCATTACAAATGCGAATAATGGAAAATCAGGATGGATGGTTTTTGCCAGAATCACCTGATATAACTCCTGATTCCCCTGCGGTTGTTCGCTCCAGTTGTGTATCAACACCTGATAATATGGAacaatccaatcacaatgggtGGGATAGAGTCCCAAATGAAGCTTATCATCTTTTAGATAGACTTCTTGATATGAATCCAGCAACAAGAATAACAGCAGAAGAAGCTTTAATACATCCTCTGTTTAAAAACATGCGGTAG